A single window of Jaculus jaculus isolate mJacJac1 chromosome 14, mJacJac1.mat.Y.cur, whole genome shotgun sequence DNA harbors:
- the LOC123454598 gene encoding vomeronasal type-1 receptor 4-like → MFLSQTALGVLGNWACFGYFVLNDFSGRRVKPTDLIVKHLTWANFMVLLFKGIPQTMAAFGMSYFLDDILCKLIFYFHRVARGVSLGSTSLLSVFQVITISPNTSKWGQLKFRAPKFIGSSLGLCWALQLVINAGILTTVTDILGTKNSTGFRDVVYCAIVDIPNLTRIFFSILFSSFDVVCLGIMMWSSGSMVLMLTKHSQRVQHIHSSLSPRSSPETRATQSILALVSSFVLLYMISAILVLFYTLFDVTARWVFNASVAMSACFPAFCPFLLLSQYTNVSNFCCT, encoded by the coding sequence ATGTTCCTGTCACAGACGGCACtgggagtcctggggaactgggccTGCTTTGGCTACTTTGTTCTCAATGACTTCTCAGGGAGACGGGTGAAGCCCACAGATCTCATTGTCAAGCACCTGACCTGGGCCAACTTCATGGTTCTTCTCTTTAAAGGAATCCCCCAGACAATGGCTGCCTTTGGTATGAGTTATTTTCTAGATGATATTCTGTGCAAACTAATCTTTTATTTCCACAGAGTGGCCAGAGGAGTATCCCTTGGTTCCACATCACTCTTGAGTGTCTTTCAGGTCATCACAATCAGCCCCAACACTTCCAAGTGGGGTCAGCTCAAGTTCAGAGCCCCCAAGTTCATTGGTTCCTCCTTGGGTCTGTGCTGGGCCCTGCAACTAGTGATAAATGCCGGTATTCTCACAACTGTGACAGATATCTTGGGGACAAAAAATAGCACAGGATTTAGAGATGTTGTATACTGTGCGATTGTAGATATTCCCAATCTAACCAGGATATTCTTTTCAATCCTATTTTCCTCCTTTGATGTCGTGTGCTTGGGAATCATGATGTGGTCCAGTGGCTCCATGGTCCTAATGCTCACAAAGCACAGTCAGAGGGTCCAACACATTCACAGCTCTCTGTCCCCTCGGTCATCACCTGAGACCAGAGCCACCCAGAGCATCCTTGCCCTGGTGAGCAGCTTTGTGCTCTTATATATGATCTCTGCCatcttagttttattttacaCTTTATTTGATGTAACTGCTAGGTGGGTGTTCAATGCCAGTGTTGCAATGTCTGCATGCTTCCCAGCCTTCTGCCCCTTCCTGCTCCTCAGCCAGTACACCAATGTTTCTAACTTCTGCTGTACTTGA
- the LOC101611380 gene encoding vomeronasal type-1 receptor 4-like, protein MFLSQTALRVLGNCACLGYFVLTDFSGRWGKPTDLIVKHLTWANFMVLLFNGIPQTMAAFAMSYFLDDILCKLIFYFHRVARGVSLGSTSLLSVFQVITISPRNSKWGKLKVRTPKVIAFFLGLCWAMQLLINACNPMIVTDILGTKNSTGFRNVVYCAIVDIPSLTRILYSIVFASIDVVCLGIMTWASGSMVLMLTKHKQRVQHTHSSLSPQSSPEARATQSILSLVSSFVFFYMISAILGLCYSFFDVTGRWLVNASVAMSACFPAFCPFLLVSQDTKVSNFCCTCSYESTHGSRIVEEL, encoded by the coding sequence ATGTTCCTGTCACAGACGGCACtgcgagtcctggggaactgcgcCTGCCTTGGCTACTTTGTTCTCACTGACTTCTCGGGGAGATGGGGGAAGCCCACAGATCTGATTGTCAAGCACCTGACCTGGGCCAACTTCATGGTTCTTCTCTTTAATGGAATCCCCCAGACAATGGCTGCCTTTGCTATGAGTTATTTTCTAGATGATATTCTGTGCAAACTCATCTTTTATTTCCACAGAGTGGCCAGAGGAGTGTCCCTTGGTTCCACATCACTCTTGAGTGTCTTTCAGGTCATCACAATCAGCCCCAGAAATTCCAAGTGGGGAAAACTCAAGGTCAGAACCCCCAAGGTCATTGCTTTCTTCTTAGGCCTGTGCTGGGCCATGCAATTACTAataaatgcctgtaatcccatgaTTGTGACTGACATCCTGGGGACAAAAAATAGCACAGGATTCAGAAATGTTGTATACTGTGCTATTGTAGATATTCCCAGTCTAACAAGGATATTGTATTCAATAGTATTTGCCTCCATTGATGTCGTGTGTTTGGGAATCATGACGTGGGCCAGTGGCTCCATGGTCCTTATGCTCACAAAGCACAAGCAGAGGGTCCAACACACTCACAGCTCCCTGTCTCCTCAGTCATCACCTGAGGCCAGGGCCACCCAGAGCATCCTGTCCCTGGTGAGCAGCTTTGTGTTCTTTTATATGATCTCTGCCATCTTAGGTTTATGTTACTCTTTCTTTGATGTAACTGGTAGGTGGCTGGTCAATGCAAGTGTTGCAATGTCTGCATGCTTCCCAGCCTTCTGCCCCTTCCTGCTCGTCAGCCAGGACACCAAGGTTTCTAACTTCTGCTGTACTTGTTCATATGAATCTACACATGGCTCTCGGATAGTGGAAGAGCTCTAA
- the LOC101611093 gene encoding vomeronasal type-1 receptor 4-like: MSPINLTMGIMFLSQTALGVLGNCTCLGYFLLNDFMGRRVKPIDLIVKHLTWANFMVLLFKGIPQTMAAFGMSYFLDDILCKLIFYFHRVARGVSLGSTSLLSVFQVITISPNNSKWGQLKFRAPKVIGSSLGLCWALQLLINAGIPTVVTDTLHTKNSTGFRDFVYCVTINIHSLTMTLYAILFSSIDVLCLGIMTWASGFMVLMLTKHKKMVQNIHSALSPWSSPETRATQSILALVSSFVFLNMISVILGLCHPFFDVTSRWLVNASVAMSACFPAFCPFLLLSRYTKVSNFCCTRSYETTHGPRLVGEV; the protein is encoded by the coding sequence atgtcccccataaacctgaCCATGGGGATCATGTTCCTGTCACAGACAGCACtgggagtcctggggaactgcacCTGCCTTGGCTACTTTCTTCTCAATGACTTCATGGGGAGACGAGTGAAGCCCATAGATCTGATTGTCAAGCACCTGACCTGGGCCAACTTCATGGTTCTTCTCTTTAAAGGAATCCCCCAGACAATGGCTGCCTTTGGTATGAGTTATTTTCTAGATGATATTCTGTGTAAACTCATCTTTTATTTCCACAGAGTGGCCAGAGGAGTGTCCCTTGGTTCCACATCACTCTTGAGTGTCTTTCAGGTCATCACAATCAGCCCCAACAATTCCAAGTGGGGACAGCTCAAGTTCAGAGCCCCCAAGGTCATTGGTTCCTCCTTGGGTCTGTGCTGGGCCCTGCAACTGCTGATAAATGCCGGTATTCCCACGGTTGTGACAGACACCTTGCATACAAAAAATAGCACAGGATTTAGAGATTTTGTATATTGTGTTACTATAAATATTCACAGTCTAACAATGACATTGTATGCAATCCTATTTTCCTCCATTGATGTCCTGTGTTTGGGAATCATGACATGGGCCAGTGGCTTCATGGTCCTTATGCTCACAAAGCACAAGAAGATGGTCCAAAACATTCACAGTGCCCTGTCTCCTTGGTCATCACCTGAGACCAGAGCCACGCAGAGCATCCTTGCCCTGGTGAGCAGCTTTGTGTTCTTAAATATGATCTCTGTCATCTTAGGtttatgtcaccctttctttgATGTAACTAGTAGGTGGCTGGTCAATGCAAGTGTTGCAATGTCTGCATGCTTCCCAGCCTTCTGCCCCTTTCTGCTCCTCAGCCGGTACACCAAGGTTTCTAATTTCTGCTGCACTCGTTCTTATGAAACAACACATGGCCCTCGGTTAGTGGGAGAGGTCTAA